One Spinacia oleracea cultivar Varoflay chromosome 4, BTI_SOV_V1, whole genome shotgun sequence DNA segment encodes these proteins:
- the LOC110801921 gene encoding transcription factor bHLH130-like, translated as MDSEQQQFQHHFQDFPRQFHQKQQTNTLTRFRSAPSSYFSSFLDAAADIIPTTTGGASSGGGGGGGGGGERRDFPTARPLSPETENIFASFLNNISEETNNSSSSRKLSNIPENLAVQPPQFAVRVKEETDIQHQQLQQQQHQQQQRHQPQQLQQQQHQQQGNYSTQSQMIYHSQSKPPLSNQHNTATVSSAMQNSFRTTAASSMGIDSIPHMKTGNGGGINNNSSGLTRHSSSPAGFFANLNIDTGYGMMGGMGNYGGGNIQVNYSSGQPSSTSEVVNQNTDIGAKRLRMNSLNERKFSNSGGNNANDDNNYDFPMTSWDDSIMSENFSSLDGVADEDIKVFAELNASENQNGDVKNRPPLLSHHLSLPKTLPEMSNMEKFLQFQDSVPLRIRAKRGCATHPRSIAERVRRTRISERMRKLQDLVPNMDKQTNTADMLDLAVDYIKDLQKNVENLNDNRAKCTCSR; from the exons ATGGATTCAGAGCAGCAGCAATTCCAACATCATTTCCAAGACTTCCCAAGACAGTTTCACCAGAAACAGCAAACCAACACTCTCACTCGGTTCCGGTCGGCACCGAGCTCGTATTTCTCGAGTTTTCTCGATGCTGCTGCCGATATCATCCCTACTACTACTGGTGGTGCTAGCAgcggtggaggtggtggtggtggtggtggtggagagaGGAGGGATTTTCCAACTGCTAGGCCACTAAGTCCAGAAACAGAAAACATCTTTGCCAGTTTCCTGAACAACATCAGTGAAGAAACTAACAACTCCTCATCATCAAGAAAGCTAAGCAACATACCAGAAAACTTGGCAGTGCAACCACCACAGTTTGCAGTGAGGGTTAAGGAAGAAACAGATATTCAACACCAACAgttgcagcaacaacaacaccagcAACAACAACGCCATCAACCACAACAgttgcagcaacaacaacaccagcAACAGGGTAATTACAGTACTCAATCTCAGATGATATATCATAGCCAATCAAAACCACCATTGTCAAATCAGCACAATACAGCAACAGTGAGTTCAGCAATGCAAAACTCATTTAGAACAACAGCAGCTAGTTCAATGGGGATAGATTCTATACCCCATATGAAGACTGGAAATGGTGGGGGAATCAACAATAATTCTTCTGGTCTCACTAGGCATAGCAGTTCCCCAGCTGGGTTTTTTGCCAACCTAAACATAGATACTG GTTATGGCATGATGGGAGGGATGGGAAACTATGGAGGTGGTAATATTCAAGTAAATTATTCATCGGGACAACCTTCTTCTACTTCAGAAGTTGTGAATCAGAACACAGATATTGGGGCAAAAAGATTAAGGATGAATAGCCTAAATGAAAGGAAATTCAGCAATTCTGGCGGCAATAACGCCAACGACGACAACAACTATGACTTCCCCATGACTTCATGGGATGACTCAATTATGTCGGAAAATTTCTCAAGCTTAGATGGAGTTGCGGATGAGGATATAAAGGTATTCGCTGAGCTAAATGCATCCGAAAATCAG AATGGAGATGTTAAAAACAGACCTCCACTTTTGAGTCATCATCTGAGTCTACCAAAGACATTACCAGAGATGTCAAATATGGAAAAATTCCTGCAATTCCAGGACTCTGTACCTCTCAGAATAAGGGCTAAGAGAGGATGTGCCACTCACCCAAGAAGCATTGCTGAGAGG GTAAGAAGAACAAGGATTAGTGAAAGGATGAGGAAGCTTCAAGATCTAGTTCCCAACATGGATAAG CAAACAAACACAGCAGATATGCTAGATTTGGCGGTTGATTATATCAAAGACCTTCAGAAGAATGTTGAG AACCTCAACGATAATCGAGCAAAGTGTACCTGCTCAAGATAG